AACATTGTGAGCACAGTCTGCTGCGTCCGCACCGCCTGAAGCGGTGCAACCTGATGGCGGTTTTTGCCGATGTACCCGCCAGAGGTGATCTCTTGGCTTAAATGATGGAATTGCATCTGGAGAGCGGGCAAGAGGCGAGGATCCACTCCATAGGCAAAACTAGCCCACATCTTGCGGAACTGATGGGATCGGATCTTGCGGCCAGTCGTTTCGCGCCATTCGACGAGATCGTTGTCCTTGATGCGGTGCGCTGACTCGTCCGGTAACTGGCTAAGATCGACCCAGTTTTCGATAAAATCTCGCATGTCGTTCAATAATCTCGATCCCAGAATCCTTCCCACGCCCTGAGCGGACTTGGGCAGGCCCAACGGGCTTGTGATCGAGACGAAGAGCCGGTCGGACTGCGCGAGCACCCGGTATGGCTCGAGTAGGCGATTCAGTAGCAGAAGAGCGTGGACGGCGGGCGGAAGGTCGTTCGCACCTTTGATCCGCATTCCAATCACCCAATCCTCGTAAATGGGTGTATCCTCCCCCTTCGCAAGGAGGGTACGGCACAGAAATACCTCGTCCAATCCGGAAGACCCCGTCTCGATTCTCACGCACACCGGGAGTCCTGAGATGGGATCCACACCCGCCGGAAGCCCGCAAAGCTCCGACATGCGTAAGCCACCTGCCGCCATAACGGTTATGGAGCACGCTGCTTGGAGCGCCACGACTAAGCGCCTGATAGCTAGGCCCGTGTGCGCTGGATCAACTTCGGTCGGCGCTATTGGTGGGTGCCATGCTGCTTCGTGACCATCCAAAACCGAAAACTGGAAGGCTCGAGCGGCTTTCCGTTGGCGGGTCTCTTGCGACGATTTTGCCATACCTGGACCGGCATGATGACTACCCGGGGGGCGATTGTACAACGCCTCAGCGACATCCCTGAGCCGTAAAATGTCTTCGGCCGGGGTGCCCAGAAACCAGGCCGCCTTGTTTAGGATCGGTATCGCAACCTCATCGGGCAACGGCTGCACCCATCCCTTCGCTTTAGTGGCGATGGTCCTGGCGATGCCGAGGGCTTTTCTGCCGTCCCATGGCTTCTGAGGAAGTGGTAAAATGCCCGAAGCTTGCAGTGCGTGGCGTTGCTGGAAGATGAGAAGCGGTATGCGAACACGGTTCCACGCCATGCTCTCGCCGATTTCATCATCGTCTTCGTCCTCTTGGTCCTCGTCTCCATCATCAGCGGCCTCAGCTAGAAGCCCCGGCAGGTCGTCTAGATACTGCTGTAGAGCCTCTGGCCCGAGATCGGAGGGCATTTCAGCCGCGTTTGCTACCATCCATCGAATGAGCGTCCGCAAACCGACGGATACCGAGCCGATAGTACCGGGAGCTAGCGGCGATGCCTTATCGCCCGGTGCCACCATCAAAGACCATACGAAGCGTTTGGCCCAATCCAAAATTTTGGCGAATGGGGCGCTCGTCAGAAGGGCGAGCGAAACTCCATCGCTGCTCCCAACTTCGAACGCCCAGTTTATGGTGCTTGAACTCGTGCCCGCTCCCGCAGTCGGGTTGTCTAGAACCCAAAAAGAATCCCCCCATTTGCTGACGGATGAGATTCGCTCCTCGCCGAGACCGCGATCGCGGCGGAGGTGTAGCGGACTCGTCGAAGTAGCGCTGAAGATGTGCGACGTCTTCATCTCAGCCGACCGGAGGGAGCACGATTTTGAATGTTACGGCCTGCTCAAGAACCCCTTCCGAAACATTCTTCAAAAGCGACTCCAGATCGTCGGCAATAGGCTTCCATTTGGTCGACCAAGCCTCCGGGGAGACTCTGCCTCTCGATTCAAAGATTGCTGTTCGGAGACCGAGATATTGTGCCACGTTTGAAACTTGGCTCACCTCCGCAGCCGCCAATGGACAGGCTGGGCACTCACCGTAGGCGGTGCAGAGGCGGTCCGCTTTTTGATTTGCGCGGGGACTGTCAAAGGGATCAAGGCACAGAAATCCTGGCGTAGCGGCGCCAACGTCGTAAGTGAGGGGCTTATGCCTCGGGTCGATTACTCCTCGCGTGGTAAGCCACCGGTCCCGGACGAGTAATATAAGCCCAATCCTCTCCCGATAACGTTGCTTCGTTCCGTCGCTGGTATAGTGCCTCCATAGAGTCTCGGGATTTTTTTGTTTCCCGAGTTCTTGAGCTGCCAATAAGTCTCCCGTTTGAACTTGGACCTCGTCCAGCAAAGTAAATCTGATTTGAGAAAGATTGAACTTGTCGATAGCGTGCGTTTTGATGAAGCTTCGCAGAGCGCATTTCCAGACTGCATCGCACGAGGGTCCGCCGCTTTTGTGCTCAAACGTTTTCGCAACCGGCGAGGTTGCTCTGGCCTTCGTGACAAACAGCAACAACTTGTCTTTGCTGGTAATGCGATTTACCGCTGGTCGAATTCTTGCTGTGATAGATCGAAGTTCGTCCAGTAAGATGGCGATGTTGAAAGCAGCTGAAGGACTAGCATCCAGTAGAACGACAGGGTCTTCGGCAGCCCGAGCCTTTGGGCCGGATATCCTGATCGTGGGAAGGCCAAATCGCTCGCCCTCATAGATGTCGCCCCACTCGAGAGACATTGCGGTGTCGGCGTTGAAAGCGGTTGCCGTCGCAATCAACAATACAAACGGAACTAGATCCCTCGATGTTGGGTATAGGAACCCTACGAGATCGCGGACGTCATAGTCAGAGGTGAGAGCTCGGAATAATGGCGGGTCGATGTGCTGCAAGCAGCTTATATCATCAACAAACCTTGGGAAGTGTGTTGCTAGTGCAGCTAAGCACACGGACCGGTCTTGATAATCAGCGCGCCCCTCCTGGATAGCTTTGTTGCCCTTGCGGAGCAGACGGCGGCCTTTTTGCCATCTGTCAATGGTGCCTAAGATTTCCGCCTCTGCAGCAAGTATTATCTTTTGCATATGAGCGCTCGACAACCGAGGCACTGGAGTGCCCGTTTGGCTACGGCCCGGCCATGGATTCAGTGGCAGCGCTTCTTCCGCGCGTCCCGCCGCCGACCCCCACGTGCCATCGCTCTTCAGGTGCTGAAGGACCGCACGGACCACTCCCAGACGGTTAGCTCTCGTATTTTTGCTAAGTGGTTTGCCGGTTTTCCCCGGCCGGTTCAGAAAGGCCACGAAACCGGTAAAAAATGTCTCGTCCAATTCTTCAAGCGAGACGAGCGCGTTCCCCGACTCCATCAGGAATGTGTGCAGTCCGGTGCGCAATTCCATTATGCGCTGGTACCGGCTGAGCGCCGCCACGGTAGCGCAGTATCGAACCAGCCCCTCCGACATCGGCACTGCTAAGTTCGGCAGTGACAGTAGGAATGAAACAACCAGAGTCTGCTCCTCTCTGTCCGGCGTGGGGAACACCAGCTGAAGGAGAGGTCGGCTAGTCTCCGGATCGATCTTACGTTCAAGCCGTGTGAGGCTTGCACCCGCGTCGAGCACCACGACGTTATCGGTGGCGCGAGCGACCTTCTTGGCTTGCGCGATCACGGACTGCGCGACGGAGCTACGCTTGCTACTCACCAAATATCAGCCTGCGGGTATCGACGATTTTCTCCTGGCCGTCGAAAATCTCGACAAAGCTCAAATATGTGTTGATAGTGGTCGACAGCCGTGCGTGGCCGAGCTGTGCTTGGACCTTCTTCCAAGGCTCAGGATTTCCCGCCATTTTTTCTGACCAGTAAGTTAGCACGGCGTAAGTATGTCTTAGGTCGTGGACGCAATGACTCGATTTGAACTCATGGCGAACGTCGCCCGTTTCCGGGTCGACCCTTTCGACGCTTTTCAGCAAACCTGCTTTCCGGCAGATTTCTTCGACAATCTGTTCAACTCGGCGCTCTGAAATTGCGCTTCCCGGTGCATTACTATCCTGGCTGGCAAGAAAGAGCCTCGGGGTGGGGCGTTGTCCTGGGTTTCCGGCAGCTACGCATTCTTTACGTTCGCCTTCGATGTAGGCGGTGGCGTCTTGGATCAGCCAGCTCGGCACTCCAACGACGCGCTCGACGCCGCCTTTGCCAAGGATCGTGAGCGGGTATTCCAGCAAAGGTGCTTGGGGATCCGGGCAGATCGACAAGATTTGAAAGATCGTGAGCCCGAGAGCTTCACTAAGGCGGAGGCCGACGGCCCACATAAAGTCAGCGAGTAGTCTGTTCCTTGAGGGCCGCTCGTCTCCATCTCGATTGGCCGCTTGCGGACCGGCTGCTTTGAGGAACGCTTGGAGTTCTCGGGTGAGAAAAGGTCTGACCCCCCGTCGGTTGAGGCGAACCTTGGGCCCAATGCCCTTGACGGTAGTTCGCACCGAGCCCGTGGTGCTAACGGTAACCGATGATCCGTCTCGGAATTCGTCCAGAGTAATGCTGCCTTCCAGCAAATCTCCAGAGTATTTTTTGGAATTATGCTGATAGAAGTGGAGGATGACCGCCACTCGGTTTCGGATCGTGATCGGTGCGTAGGCTGCCCCGGTTTTTGGAGAAATCGCCACCTGGTAAGCGTCCCGATACTGGATCAAGTCACTGCGCGACGCAGTCGTCCAATCCCGAATTCCGATCTGCGGCAAAAACTCGAACCAGCTCTGCAGAGCGTACGCAGCTGCCTCCCAGGTTTCCGGAGAGGGGCTTTCGCCGTTTTCTACGTACCTTTCGCGAATGAAACTGGTGGGCGCCTGTAGCAGGGTCATCGAGGGAGTGAAGAACAGCCCCGGCTCCAATGCCCTGCAGCCATCCGTGGACAGCTTCGTCTTGAACACCTGTATCCGCTCCGAGGGGCGGTAGAGGTCTATCGGCTGTTCACGCATGCCTCGCATGCGCACCAATCCTATGAACAGAAATGCAGAAATCTATTCGTCATAATGCGTACCGGAGCACTATTTTCGCCTGCGTAACTCCCGGGGCCATAAAGCAGCTAAAGCTAGGGCTTCTCGCGGAGACCCTCCCCCCGGACCCCCCTCCCGAGCGGTTGTCGCCCGTGGGCCCACAGGCACCTCCCACGGCCGTCGCCGCCTGCGCCCTTGAATGCGCGCGTCGCCGGCCGTGGGGCCCTCCTGTGGACTACGGGGACAACCGCTCATTCAGGCGTCGTGAACACTGCAAACGCTACGAAGTGTACGGTGGCTCGAAAAAGGTTACAGCCGGATTTCCGCCAACCTCTTTCCCCCGCCGACGCTACGGAGAACATGCTCGCAGCCGCGATAGGGATTGATCGAGCGGTCGAAGCCGATGTCGGGCGAATGGTTGCGGGTGATGATCGTCTTGGGCTTCTCGACCGTCACGCTCGTCCGCAGCGGCGGCATGACGCCATCGAGCGCCTCGCGCGCATCGAGCCAGTCCCCGTCCGCCTCGCGCACGGCGAGCCCGAAGCGGGTCGGGACCTTGTTCTCGGGCGCGCCACGGCCGGCGCGGACATCGGGACGGGGCATGCCAATGTTCTACGCCCAAGGCGAGAACAAAGCAAGAACGTCAATTGCTGCCGGCGGCTCCGGCGCGCGATCCTTCGTCGAGGCGGACCGCGGTGGCACCGGGCAGGCCGGGGAAGCGCGGCCACAGTCCTTGGGCGAGCGCCTTGCGGCTGATCGATTCGCGGCCGGCCTGCTGCTGGTAGATCCAGTAATTGCGCAGGATGATCGGTACGTAGCCGCGGGTTTCCCAATAAGGCAGCGACTCGATGTAGAGCAGGGGATCGCCGCGGTCGAAGGCGCGGTTGTTCCATTCGGCGATCGGCGCGGGACCGGCATTGTAGGCCGCGATCACCTTGGGCAGCAGGCCGCCGGTGCCGTAATGGCTGCGCAGATATTCGAGATAGGACTGGCCATATTCGAGGTTGGCGCTGGGCTGGTCGAGCTGGGCGCGGTCGAACGCCTCGCCGCGGGCGCGGGCGATGTCGCCGGCCGTGCCGGGCCGCACCTGCATCAGGCCGACCGCGCCGGCCGGGCTCACCACGGCGCTGCGGAAATTCGATTCCTGCAGGGCGTGGGCGTAAGCGAGCGCCGGATCGACCCGCCAGCCGCGCGTCGGCTGCCAGTCCGGCGCGGGATAGCGCGCGGCGAGGTTCATGCGCGTGCCCTTGGGGACATTGTGCGCCAGCCAGAACTGGGCAGAGGCGAGGTCGAGGTCGGCGGCGAGATGGACGAGGGCGGCGTGGTCACCCGGCGCGATCCGCGCCTGGTGCCGGATATGCTCTTCGGCGAGCGCGGTTTCGCCGATCTCGACCAAAGCCATCGCCGCCTTGACGTTGGGCTTGGCCGCGATGCCGCGCCACTCGGCGTCGCCGAAGTCGTGCAGCCCCGCATAATTGCGCGTCTTGATGCCGAGTGCTTCGGCCGCGAGCAGCCCGTAGAAGGTTTCCTTGAGCGCTGCGGCGCTGCGCAGCCGCGCCTGCACCCGCTCGGGCTTGGCGCAGCGCGTGTCGGCCCGGGCCGCCCAATAATGGCCGGCCGCGGTCAGTTCGGGATCGCCCGAACGCGCGCCGACGGTGGCGAAGGCGTCCGCGGCCGCATCGCAATCGTGGAGGCGCCAGGCGGCGAGCCCCGACACCCAAGCCGCCTGCAGCGCCCACTCGCCGCTGCCGCTGCCGCTGCGCGCCGCGTCGGCGAGGCGGCGGGCGTCGCTGTCGGCGCCGATCAGATAATAGGACCAGGCGATGCGCTGCTGGAATTCGGTGAGCGCGACCGGCGACAAAGCATATTGCTGCGGCGTCAGGATCGCCTCGGCCTCGCGCGGCCGGTCGGCGACGATCAGCGGCTGGATCTGCGCCTCGAGCGGCGCCGCCACGGGATCGGACTTAGTGACGCTCCGCGCCCGCGACCGGCGCGGCTGCTCGCCGCCCCAGATCAGGGTCTGCGTCGGCGTGACGACGGGCAGCGCGATCGCGCCGCGGGTCTGGGCGAGCCGGCCAAGCTGCGCCGCCTGCGGCTGGTCCGGGGCGAGGGCGACCAAAGTGGTGAGCTGGTCGAGCGTCGTCACCGGCGAGCCCTTGGCGAGATAGAGCTGGGCGCGGGCAGTCGCGTGAAGCGGGCCGTTGCCCATGCCGTCGAGCCGGGCCGTGGCGCCGGCCCAGTCATTGGCGCGGATCGCGGCGAAGACCTCGCGATAGGAGCTGCGCTCGGCGGCGGTCAGCGCAGTCGGCTTGGCGGCGCGCGCCTTGGCGATGGTCGGCGCGGCATCGGCCAGCGCCGGCGCGGCGGGAAAGGCAAGCGCCACGGCGGCCAGCAGCAGGGTGCGGATCTGGGTCATGGGGTCGGTCCTTCGACGAGCATCTGCAGGTCCGCCCAGGCGAGCCGTTTGGCGCTGGGTTGTTCGAGCAGGTGGGAGGGAGCGAAAGTGACGAGAGCCGGGATGTCGCCGGCATGCGTCGAAATCCGATGCCAGCGGCCGCGCGCCTTGGCGACCGGCAGGCCGAGCAGCGCCTTGGAACAGGCGTCGCCGAACAAGAGTACGCAATCCGGCGACGCGAGCCCTACATGATGGCGTGCGAGATTCGCGCAATGCGTAGAAGCCGCAGTCGTGAGTCTACCGTCCGGGGCGCGCAGACAGGACAAGGAGGCGAGGTAGATCGCATTGCGGTCGCGGCCGATCGCGGCGAGCATCCGGTCGAACAGGCGCCCGGCTTCGCCGGAGAGCAAGGTCCCGGTGCTGCAATCCTCCGCCGCCGGCATGTCGGTCACGATCATCAGGCCCGAGGCGGGATCGCCCGACGGGCAGACGCGCGGCGCCGACGGCGAGGCGTAGGGCAGGCTGTCATTGTCGCGCAGATAAGCGTGGAAAAGCGTAAGCTGGTCGGGGAGCGGCTCGGCGGGCGCAGGCACTGGCGTCGGTTGAGCGCCGGTTCCCGGTACAGGCGGCGCGACGGCTGTCGCGGCCTTGGCTTTCGGGCGCAGCCAGTCGCGCGGCTCCTCGTCGACCATCACATCGACGCCCGCGTCAGCCCACCACTGCAACGCGCTTGCCGCGGCTGCAGGGTCCAGGGGATTGTTGCCCCGCTCCACGCCCTCCTTAGGGGCAGTACTTGACGGGCTGGTCAACCGTAAAATCGCAGCTTATCTGCCAGACGTTGGCCGTTTGCGACGAAGAAGACCGCACGGCGCCGAAACGGAGAGCGGAATGTCTGAGCGCGAGTCCATGGCTTATGATGTGGTGATCGTGGGCGCAGGCCCCGCTGGCCTCGCCGCATCGATCCGCCTGAAGCAGCTCGCCGAGGCGCAAGGCCGCGAGCTCAGCGTCTGCATCCTCGAGAAGGGTTCGGAGGTTGGCGCGCACATATTGTCGGGCGCGGTGATTGATCCCAAGGCGTTGGACGAGCTTCTTCCCAACTGGAAGGAACTGGATAGCCCGCTCACGGTGCCGGTGACCGAGAACCACCATTGGGTGCTCACGGCGAAGAAGAAATACGGCATGCCGCATCTGATGATGCCGCCGTTCATGAACAACAAGGGCACCTACACCGCCTCGCTCGGCAATGTCTGCCGCTGGCTCGCCGGCCAGGCCGAGGCGCTCGGTGTCGAAATCTTCCCCGGCTTCGCCGCCGCCGAAGTGCTGTTCCACGCGGACGGCTCGGTGAAGGGCGTCGCCACCGGCGACATGGGCGTCGCCCGCGACGGCACGCGCAAGCCCGACTACCAGCCCGGCATGGAGCTGCACGGCCGCTACACCTTCTTTGCCGAGGGCGCGCGCGGCCACCTCACCAAGGAGCTGCGGCGTATCTTCAGTCTCGATGAGGAGAATGAGCCGCAAGTCTATGGACTTGGGCTGAAAGAGCTTTGGGATATCGATCCGGACAAGCATGTTCCGGGCCGCGTGATCCATACCCAGGGCTGGCCGCTCGACGACGCCTGGGGCGGCGGTTTCCTCTACCACCAGGAGAATAACCAGGTCGCCTTGGGGTTCGTCGTCGCGCTCAATTACCGCAACCCCTATCTCTCGCCGTTCGAGGAGTTCCAGCGCTGGAAGCAGCATCCGGAGATCCGTGCGATCCTCGAGGGCGGCCGCCGCATCAGCTACGGCGCGCGCGCGATCAACGAGGGCGGCTGGCAGGCGGTGCCCAAGCTCGCTTTCCCGGGCGGCGCGCTGATCGGCTGCTCGGCGGGTTTCGTCAACGTGCCGCGCATCAAGGGCAGCCACACGGCGATGAAGTCGGGCATGCTCGCCGCCGAGGCGGCGTTCGAGGCGATCGCTGCCGATCGCCGATCGGATGAACTTTCCGCTTACGAAAATACGCTTCGGAACAGCTGGATAGCCGATGAGCTTAAGATGGTCCGCAATGTCGAGCCGATGGTCGCGAAGTTCGGCGGCACGCTCGGCACGATGCTCGCCGGCACAGACATGTGGATGCGCTATCTCGGCATCGGCCTGCCGTTTACGATGAAGCACCATCCCGACAATGAGGGCCTGTGGCGCAAGGACGTGGCGCGGCCGATCGCCTATCCCAAGCCCGACGGCGTGATCAGCTTCGATCGCCTCTCCTCGGTGTTCCTGTCGAACACCAATCACGAGGAGGACCAGCCCGTTCACCTCACGCTCAAGGACGCTTCGATACCGGTCGACGTCAATCTCGCGGACTATGCGGGGCCGGAGCAGCGTTATTGTCCCGCGGGCGTTTACGAATTCGTGGAGGAAGGCGGCCAGCCCCGCCTCCAGATCAACGCGCAGAATTGCGTGCACTGCAAGACGTGCGACATCAAGGATCCGACCCAGAACATCAACTGGGTCGTGCCGGAAGGCGGAGGAGGCCCCAATTACCCCAATATGTAAGTCCGGGCTCTACGGTCTCCTCGCCGCGGCCTTGATCGTCCCGGCCGGCGCCGCGCATGCGAGCCGCGAGGATCTGGCGGTGATGAGCGCCTACGCCCAGGCGCGTGCCGCCGACAATGCCGGCGAGGCGGGCCGCGCGGCGCAGGGTTATGCTGCCGCGCTGGCGCTGATGCCCGACAACGACGTGCTCGCCGCACGCGTCCTGACGCAGGCGCTCCAGGCAGGCAACCGCCCGCTCGCGGTCCGCGCCGCCCGCCGGCTCGAGAAGAGCGGAGCCCTCGCGCCCGACGCGAGGCTGCTCCTGTTCGGCGAGGCGCTCGCGGCCCGGAACTGGAAGGCGGCCCGGCTCCAGGCCGACGGGATCGCCGCCGACGAAATCTTTGCCTTCATGACGCCGGTTCTGAACGCCTGGCTCGCGGTCGAATCCCGCAAGGGCGATCCGCTCGCCATTCTCGACGCAGCCAAGGAAAATCCGCTCGCCGCCGCTTATGCCGCCGAGCATCGCCCGTTCATCCTGATCGCCCGGGGCGACGAGCCGCAGGGGGTCGCCGAACTGCTGGCCACCGCGCCGGGCAGCGGCGGGCGCGCCAGCCGTCTGCGCATCGCCGGCGCCGCCGAATTGGCCAGGAAGGGCAAGCGCGACGCGGCCTTGCTGCTGCTGCAGGGCGACGACGAGCCCGTGGTCGCCGCGCGCCGCCTGCTCGACGCGCGCAAGCCGATCCCCGGGGCGATCGGCGGGGCCGAGACCGGCGTCGCCGAATTCCTGGTCCGCATCGCCATCGATCTCAATCGCCAGGACGTCGCTCCGCTGGCGCTGGCCTTCGCGCGGCTCGCCACCTTCCTCGCGCCCGACAATAGCGAAACCTGGATCGTCACCAGTCAGCTGCTCGGCGCCCGGGATCAACAGGCCGAGGGTTTGGCCGTGCTCGCCAATGTCCCGGCGGGCGATCCCTTTGCCGGTTCGGTCGAAGACCATCGCATCGCGCTCCTCGTCGACGCCGGCAACAAGGAACAGGCCTTGGCCGAGGCGCAGCGCGCCGTCGCCGGCCCCAGTCCGACCGCGGCTGACTGGACCCGGCTTGGCGATCTCAACAATCAGCTGAAGCGCCTCGACGAGGCCGCAGCGGCCTATGGCAAGGCGCTGGCGCTGGTCGAGTCCGGTGAGGCGGGGCAGCAGGCCTGGACGCTGCATCTGCTGCGCGGCGGCGCGCTCGAGCAGGCCGGCAAGTGGCCCGAGGCCAAGGCGGCCCTGGAAGCGGCGTACAAACTGGCGCCGCAGCAGCCGATCGTGCTCAACTATCTCGGCTACGCCCAGCTCGAGCGGCGAGAGAATATCGACGAGGCGATGAAGCTGATCGCATTGGCATCACGCATGCAGCCCGACAGCGCCGAGATCACCGACAGCCTCGGCTGGGCGCATTATCTGCGCGGCAATTTGCCCGAAGCGATCACCCTGCTCGAGCGCGCGGTCGAAGGGCAGCCGGCCGATCCGGCGATCAACGAGCATCTCGGCGACGCTTATTACAGCGCCGGCCGCCGCTACGAGGCGCGCTATGCCTGGGAGGCCGCCTTGCTCCATGCCGAGGAAGAGGGTGATGCCGGCCGCCTGCGCGCCAAGATCCAGGCCGGGCTGACGCCGAAGCTCGCTTCGCCCTGATGCGGGAACAGGCCTACGCCAAGGTCAATCTGGCGCTCCACGTCCGCGGCCGCGAGCCAGACGGCTATCATCGCCTCGAAACCCTGTTCGCCTTCTGCGAGGACGGCGACACCCTGTCCGTCGGGCCAGGGGAGGGCCTTTCCCTCGCCGTCGCAGGCCCGTTCGCAGCCGCGCTGGGCGACGATCCCGACAATCTCGTCCTCCGCGCGGCGCGCGCCCTGGCGACGCGCTTCGGCGTGAGCGCCGGCGCGGCGCTCCATCTCGACAAAAGACTGCCGGTCGCGTC
This portion of the Sphingomonas sp. LY54 genome encodes:
- a CDS encoding electron transfer flavoprotein-ubiquinone oxidoreductase — encoded protein: MSERESMAYDVVIVGAGPAGLAASIRLKQLAEAQGRELSVCILEKGSEVGAHILSGAVIDPKALDELLPNWKELDSPLTVPVTENHHWVLTAKKKYGMPHLMMPPFMNNKGTYTASLGNVCRWLAGQAEALGVEIFPGFAAAEVLFHADGSVKGVATGDMGVARDGTRKPDYQPGMELHGRYTFFAEGARGHLTKELRRIFSLDEENEPQVYGLGLKELWDIDPDKHVPGRVIHTQGWPLDDAWGGGFLYHQENNQVALGFVVALNYRNPYLSPFEEFQRWKQHPEIRAILEGGRRISYGARAINEGGWQAVPKLAFPGGALIGCSAGFVNVPRIKGSHTAMKSGMLAAEAAFEAIAADRRSDELSAYENTLRNSWIADELKMVRNVEPMVAKFGGTLGTMLAGTDMWMRYLGIGLPFTMKHHPDNEGLWRKDVARPIAYPKPDGVISFDRLSSVFLSNTNHEEDQPVHLTLKDASIPVDVNLADYAGPEQRYCPAGVYEFVEEGGQPRLQINAQNCVHCKTCDIKDPTQNINWVVPEGGGGPNYPNM
- a CDS encoding tetratricopeptide repeat protein → MIVPAGAAHASREDLAVMSAYAQARAADNAGEAGRAAQGYAAALALMPDNDVLAARVLTQALQAGNRPLAVRAARRLEKSGALAPDARLLLFGEALAARNWKAARLQADGIAADEIFAFMTPVLNAWLAVESRKGDPLAILDAAKENPLAAAYAAEHRPFILIARGDEPQGVAELLATAPGSGGRASRLRIAGAAELARKGKRDAALLLLQGDDEPVVAARRLLDARKPIPGAIGGAETGVAEFLVRIAIDLNRQDVAPLALAFARLATFLAPDNSETWIVTSQLLGARDQQAEGLAVLANVPAGDPFAGSVEDHRIALLVDAGNKEQALAEAQRAVAGPSPTAADWTRLGDLNNQLKRLDEAAAAYGKALALVESGEAGQQAWTLHLLRGGALEQAGKWPEAKAALEAAYKLAPQQPIVLNYLGYAQLERRENIDEAMKLIALASRMQPDSAEITDSLGWAHYLRGNLPEAITLLERAVEGQPADPAINEHLGDAYYSAGRRYEARYAWEAALLHAEEEGDAGRLRAKIQAGLTPKLASP
- a CDS encoding site-specific integrase is translated as MREQPIDLYRPSERIQVFKTKLSTDGCRALEPGLFFTPSMTLLQAPTSFIRERYVENGESPSPETWEAAAYALQSWFEFLPQIGIRDWTTASRSDLIQYRDAYQVAISPKTGAAYAPITIRNRVAVILHFYQHNSKKYSGDLLEGSITLDEFRDGSSVTVSTTGSVRTTVKGIGPKVRLNRRGVRPFLTRELQAFLKAAGPQAANRDGDERPSRNRLLADFMWAVGLRLSEALGLTIFQILSICPDPQAPLLEYPLTILGKGGVERVVGVPSWLIQDATAYIEGERKECVAAGNPGQRPTPRLFLASQDSNAPGSAISERRVEQIVEEICRKAGLLKSVERVDPETGDVRHEFKSSHCVHDLRHTYAVLTYWSEKMAGNPEPWKKVQAQLGHARLSTTINTYLSFVEIFDGQEKIVDTRRLIFGE
- a CDS encoding phage integrase SAM-like domain-containing protein, whose product is MIAQAKKVARATDNVVVLDAGASLTRLERKIDPETSRPLLQLVFPTPDREEQTLVVSFLLSLPNLAVPMSEGLVRYCATVAALSRYQRIMELRTGLHTFLMESGNALVSLEELDETFFTGFVAFLNRPGKTGKPLSKNTRANRLGVVRAVLQHLKSDGTWGSAAGRAEEALPLNPWPGRSQTGTPVPRLSSAHMQKIILAAEAEILGTIDRWQKGRRLLRKGNKAIQEGRADYQDRSVCLAALATHFPRFVDDISCLQHIDPPLFRALTSDYDVRDLVGFLYPTSRDLVPFVLLIATATAFNADTAMSLEWGDIYEGERFGLPTIRISGPKARAAEDPVVLLDASPSAAFNIAILLDELRSITARIRPAVNRITSKDKLLLFVTKARATSPVAKTFEHKSGGPSCDAVWKCALRSFIKTHAIDKFNLSQIRFTLLDEVQVQTGDLLAAQELGKQKNPETLWRHYTSDGTKQRYRERIGLILLVRDRWLTTRGVIDPRHKPLTYDVGAATPGFLCLDPFDSPRANQKADRLCTAYGECPACPLAAAEVSQVSNVAQYLGLRTAIFESRGRVSPEAWSTKWKPIADDLESLLKNVSEGVLEQAVTFKIVLPPVG
- a CDS encoding lytic transglycosylase domain-containing protein, giving the protein MTQIRTLLLAAVALAFPAAPALADAAPTIAKARAAKPTALTAAERSSYREVFAAIRANDWAGATARLDGMGNGPLHATARAQLYLAKGSPVTTLDQLTTLVALAPDQPQAAQLGRLAQTRGAIALPVVTPTQTLIWGGEQPRRSRARSVTKSDPVAAPLEAQIQPLIVADRPREAEAILTPQQYALSPVALTEFQQRIAWSYYLIGADSDARRLADAARSGSGSGEWALQAAWVSGLAAWRLHDCDAAADAFATVGARSGDPELTAAGHYWAARADTRCAKPERVQARLRSAAALKETFYGLLAAEALGIKTRNYAGLHDFGDAEWRGIAAKPNVKAAMALVEIGETALAEEHIRHQARIAPGDHAALVHLAADLDLASAQFWLAHNVPKGTRMNLAARYPAPDWQPTRGWRVDPALAYAHALQESNFRSAVVSPAGAVGLMQVRPGTAGDIARARGEAFDRAQLDQPSANLEYGQSYLEYLRSHYGTGGLLPKVIAAYNAGPAPIAEWNNRAFDRGDPLLYIESLPYWETRGYVPIILRNYWIYQQQAGRESISRKALAQGLWPRFPGLPGATAVRLDEGSRAGAAGSN
- a CDS encoding uracil-DNA glycosylase, with the protein product MQWWADAGVDVMVDEEPRDWLRPKAKAATAVAPPVPGTGAQPTPVPAPAEPLPDQLTLFHAYLRDNDSLPYASPSAPRVCPSGDPASGLMIVTDMPAAEDCSTGTLLSGEAGRLFDRMLAAIGRDRNAIYLASLSCLRAPDGRLTTAASTHCANLARHHVGLASPDCVLLFGDACSKALLGLPVAKARGRWHRISTHAGDIPALVTFAPSHLLEQPSAKRLAWADLQMLVEGPTP